Proteins from a single region of Phycisphaeraceae bacterium D3-23:
- the carA gene encoding glutamine-hydrolyzing carbamoyl-phosphate synthase small subunit — MPTPIDTAASRPACRLALADGSIFTGTAFGATEPRCVEGEVCFNTSMSGYQEILTDPSYAGQIVTMTTPLQGNYGTSDGDLESNKAHCAGFVVRELANLESNYRSTAKLEAWLAQQGLTGIAGIDTRALTRKLRVDGAMDGVLCTDSRKSDEELVQMARDSIGLVGRNLAKEVSRTEPIAWNEDLGEWSPIQGTIAPPTKRYKVVAIDCGAKLNILRNLVDSGCDVTVLPWDATPEVIREHKPDGLFVSNGPGDPAAVSETIATLKQVMAEQPTFGICLGHQLLSLALGAETYKLKFGHRGGNQPVQNQDTGKVEITSQNHGFAVETQSLEMAGGEPTHINLNDQTLEGFRHSDLPVFAVQYHPEASPGPHDARYLFDCFVAMMQTGTAPTADQMDHAQRARNSVEQVSVGG, encoded by the coding sequence ATGCCTACCCCCATCGATACCGCCGCTTCCCGCCCCGCCTGCCGACTTGCTTTAGCCGACGGCAGCATCTTCACCGGCACCGCCTTCGGCGCCACCGAGCCCCGATGCGTCGAGGGCGAGGTCTGCTTCAACACCTCCATGTCGGGCTACCAGGAGATCCTCACCGACCCCTCCTACGCCGGCCAAATCGTCACCATGACCACCCCCCTCCAGGGCAACTACGGCACGTCCGACGGCGACCTCGAATCCAACAAGGCCCACTGCGCGGGCTTCGTCGTCCGTGAGCTCGCCAACCTCGAAAGCAACTACCGCAGCACCGCGAAGCTCGAAGCATGGCTTGCGCAACAGGGGCTCACCGGCATCGCCGGGATCGACACCCGGGCGCTGACCCGCAAGCTCCGCGTCGACGGCGCGATGGACGGCGTCCTGTGTACCGACTCTAGGAAGTCCGATGAAGAACTCGTGCAGATGGCGCGGGACTCTATCGGGCTCGTGGGGCGAAACCTCGCGAAGGAAGTCAGCCGGACCGAACCGATCGCGTGGAACGAAGACCTCGGAGAGTGGTCGCCGATCCAGGGCACAATCGCCCCGCCGACCAAGCGGTACAAGGTCGTCGCGATCGACTGCGGCGCGAAGCTGAACATCCTGCGGAATCTGGTGGATTCGGGCTGCGACGTGACGGTGTTGCCTTGGGACGCGACACCGGAAGTGATCCGCGAGCACAAGCCCGACGGGCTGTTCGTCTCCAACGGCCCGGGCGACCCGGCTGCGGTGAGCGAGACGATCGCGACGCTCAAGCAGGTCATGGCCGAGCAGCCAACCTTTGGCATCTGTCTGGGCCATCAGTTGCTCTCGCTCGCGCTGGGCGCTGAGACGTACAAGCTCAAGTTCGGCCACCGCGGCGGCAATCAGCCGGTGCAGAACCAAGACACGGGTAAGGTCGAGATCACCAGCCAGAACCACGGCTTCGCGGTCGAGACCCAGTCGCTTGAGATGGCCGGCGGCGAGCCGACCCACATCAATCTGAACGACCAGACGCTCGAGGGGTTCCGCCACAGCGATCTGCCGGTCTTCGCCGTGCAATACCACCCCGAAGCGAGCCCAGGCCCTCACGACGCGCGGTACCTGTTCGACTGTTTCGTGGCCATGATGCAGACAGGCACGGCTCCGACGGCAGATCAGATGGACCACGCCCAACGGGCCAGGAACAGCGTCGAGCAGGTCTCAGTAGGTGGGTAG
- a CDS encoding single-stranded DNA-binding protein produces the protein MPTADTILTAAKTLSKTLDTLRFAEPVTHVYNPYDYAFAMHEQYVRQYGDSTKRIVLLGMNPGPWGMAQTGAPFGEVAAVRDYLQLDAPIGKPMNEHPKRPVEGLACTRSEVSGRRLWGLFAERYPKADDFFNRTNSGAGGHFILNYCPLVFMEEGGKNRTPDKLPAAEREPLEAACDTHLREVVEALSPQWVIGVGAFAEKQAKRVLGDMDVTFGRVLHPSPASPLANRGWAEQAEKQLVEMGVWEAV, from the coding sequence ATGCCCACCGCAGACACGATCCTCACCGCCGCGAAGACGCTCAGCAAGACGCTCGACACCCTGCGCTTCGCCGAGCCCGTCACGCATGTCTACAACCCCTACGACTACGCCTTCGCGATGCACGAGCAGTACGTCCGGCAGTACGGCGACTCGACCAAGCGCATCGTGCTGCTCGGCATGAACCCCGGGCCCTGGGGCATGGCGCAGACCGGCGCGCCATTCGGTGAGGTCGCGGCGGTGCGGGACTACTTGCAACTGGACGCGCCGATCGGTAAGCCGATGAACGAGCATCCCAAGCGGCCGGTCGAGGGGCTGGCGTGTACCCGGTCGGAGGTGTCGGGGCGTCGGCTGTGGGGGTTGTTCGCAGAGCGTTATCCCAAGGCAGACGACTTCTTCAATCGCACGAACTCAGGGGCCGGCGGGCATTTCATCTTGAACTACTGCCCGCTTGTTTTCATGGAGGAAGGCGGCAAGAACCGCACGCCCGACAAACTCCCGGCCGCGGAACGTGAGCCGTTGGAAGCGGCGTGCGATACGCACCTGCGCGAAGTCGTCGAAGCGCTGTCGCCGCAGTGGGTCATCGGCGTCGGGGCCTTCGCGGAGAAGCAGGCCAAGCGTGTCCTGGGCGACATGGACGTGACGTTTGGCCGGGTCCTGCACCCCAGCCCCGCGAGCCCGCTGGCCAACCGCGGCTGGGCGGAGCAGGCGGAGAAACAACTCGTCGAGATGGGGGTGTGGGAAGCTGTTTAG
- the gap gene encoding type I glyceraldehyde-3-phosphate dehydrogenase, producing the protein MAIKIGINGFGRIGRLVFRAAQNNPNIEVVGINDLFDNDALAYLLKYDSVHGRFDGEVSADDNNLIVNGKTIRSTAERDPANLKWGDIGVDYVVESTGFFTDFDGANKHVQAGAKKAIISAPTKTPDQVPTIVMGVNDEKLTADAKVISNASCTTNCLAPIAKVINDNFGIAKGLMTTVHAVTATQPTHDGPSKKDFRGGRAAGVNCIPASTGAAKAVGLALPELAGKLTGMAFRMPTQDVSVVDLTVVTEKETSYQAISDAMKAASQGAMKGYLAWTDDPVVSSDFIHDPASSTFDHGAGIELDSTFFKVVSWYDNEWGYSNRILDLAQHVGALDGIK; encoded by the coding sequence ATGGCCATCAAGATCGGTATCAACGGCTTCGGACGCATCGGACGCCTCGTCTTCCGCGCCGCCCAGAACAACCCCAACATCGAAGTCGTCGGCATCAACGACCTCTTCGACAACGACGCCCTCGCCTACCTCCTCAAGTACGACTCGGTCCACGGCCGATTCGATGGCGAAGTCTCGGCCGACGACAATAACCTCATCGTCAACGGCAAGACCATCCGCTCCACCGCCGAGCGCGACCCCGCCAACCTCAAGTGGGGCGACATCGGCGTGGACTACGTCGTCGAGTCCACCGGCTTCTTCACCGACTTCGACGGCGCGAACAAGCACGTCCAGGCCGGCGCAAAGAAAGCCATCATCTCCGCCCCGACCAAGACGCCCGACCAGGTGCCCACGATCGTCATGGGTGTCAACGACGAGAAGCTGACCGCCGACGCGAAGGTGATCTCCAACGCCTCGTGCACGACCAACTGCCTCGCGCCGATCGCCAAGGTCATCAACGACAACTTCGGCATCGCCAAGGGCCTGATGACGACGGTCCACGCCGTCACCGCGACCCAGCCCACCCACGACGGCCCGAGCAAGAAGGACTTCCGAGGCGGCCGCGCCGCCGGCGTCAACTGCATCCCCGCCAGCACCGGCGCCGCCAAGGCCGTCGGGCTCGCCCTGCCCGAGCTGGCCGGCAAGCTGACAGGCATGGCCTTCCGCATGCCGACCCAGGACGTCTCGGTCGTCGACCTCACCGTCGTCACCGAAAAAGAGACCAGCTACCAGGCGATCTCCGACGCGATGAAGGCCGCAAGCCAGGGCGCGATGAAGGGCTACCTCGCCTGGACCGACGACCCCGTCGTCTCCAGCGACTTCATCCACGACCCCGCCAGCTCGACCTTCGACCACGGCGCCGGCATCGAACTCGACTCGACCTTCTTCAAGGTCGTGTCGTGGTACGACAACGAGTGGGGCTACTCCAACCGCATCCTCGACCTCGCCCAGCATGTTGGAGCGCTCGACGGGATCAAGTAA
- the xseA gene encoding exodeoxyribonuclease VII large subunit, whose product MPRLFDEPPPKRTADAPRKPGDDAIPVADLVGRIKRTLNAQMPGKLRVAGEISNLSDRNHWFFSLKDDQAAIRCVMFASAARQVRFPVRDGLAVIATGRVDVFPAQGQVQFYVDRLEPVGQGALEQRLREMIDELRGLGYFDAEHKRRLPAIPRRIAVVTSRSAAALQDVIDTARRRWAGCELVLCDVRVQGDAAAPQIAAMIDRLSRDHEELGIDAILLTRGGGSIEDLWAFNERSVADAIYRCDLPIVAAIGHETDVTVAELVADARCATPTQAAMTLVPDRDALSQQIDQLRDRLGLALRRRSQQARDRLRAAERHPAVSRPDRLMAGPSDRLAQASARLGPLLPRVAQTQRDRLDRLARHLEAVGPQRVLERGYTYTTDGDGQVIRSAKDGAAAAALTTVFVDGQVVSLPMTESHADAESAKRLVRQPPAPRRPVKRKRKGGEGPGLFGG is encoded by the coding sequence ATGCCACGACTGTTTGATGAGCCCCCGCCCAAGCGGACCGCCGACGCGCCACGCAAGCCGGGCGACGACGCGATCCCCGTCGCCGACCTGGTCGGGCGGATCAAGCGGACGCTGAATGCGCAGATGCCCGGCAAGCTGCGGGTGGCGGGTGAGATCTCGAACCTCTCGGACCGAAACCACTGGTTCTTCTCGCTCAAGGATGACCAGGCGGCAATCCGCTGCGTGATGTTCGCCTCGGCCGCGCGGCAGGTGCGTTTCCCGGTGCGCGACGGGCTGGCGGTCATCGCGACGGGGCGGGTGGATGTGTTTCCGGCGCAGGGACAGGTGCAGTTCTACGTCGATCGGCTCGAGCCGGTGGGGCAGGGGGCGCTCGAGCAGCGGTTGCGTGAGATGATCGATGAGCTGCGCGGGCTGGGCTACTTCGACGCCGAGCACAAGCGGCGTCTGCCCGCGATCCCGCGGCGGATCGCGGTGGTCACGTCGCGCAGCGCGGCGGCGTTGCAGGACGTCATCGACACGGCCCGCCGACGCTGGGCCGGCTGCGAGCTGGTGCTGTGCGATGTGCGGGTGCAGGGGGACGCGGCCGCGCCACAGATCGCGGCGATGATCGACCGGCTGTCACGCGACCACGAAGAGCTCGGTATCGACGCGATCCTCCTGACGCGCGGCGGCGGGTCGATCGAAGACCTCTGGGCGTTCAACGAGCGCAGCGTTGCGGATGCGATTTATCGGTGCGATCTGCCGATCGTCGCGGCGATCGGGCACGAGACGGATGTCACGGTGGCGGAGCTGGTCGCCGATGCTCGGTGCGCGACGCCGACGCAGGCGGCGATGACGCTGGTGCCGGATCGCGATGCGTTGTCGCAGCAGATCGACCAGCTGCGGGATCGCCTGGGGCTCGCGCTGCGCCGCCGGTCGCAGCAGGCGCGGGACAGGTTGCGGGCGGCCGAGCGCCACCCGGCGGTGTCCCGGCCCGATCGGCTGATGGCGGGGCCGAGCGACCGGCTGGCCCAGGCGTCGGCCCGGCTGGGACCGCTATTGCCACGTGTCGCGCAGACGCAACGTGATCGGCTCGATCGCCTGGCTCGCCATCTAGAGGCCGTCGGCCCCCAGCGCGTGCTTGAACGTGGCTACACCTACACGACCGACGGAGATGGCCAGGTGATCCGCTCGGCGAAAGACGGCGCGGCGGCGGCGGCGCTAACGACGGTGTTTGTCGATGGTCAGGTCGTGTCGCTGCCGATGACTGAATCACACGCCGACGCTGAGTCCGCGAAGCGTCTGGTACGGCAGCCGCCCGCCCCACGCCGACCGGTGAAGCGCAAACGCAAGGGCGGCGAAGGGCCGGGGCTGTTTGGGGGGTAG
- the xseB gene encoding exodeoxyribonuclease VII small subunit encodes MMPDETADTPDVAAASLSFEQAIEKLETMIDAIESGEVGLEDAIARYEQGQQLVKRCRSILDKAEQRITELAPAAEGEDAQ; translated from the coding sequence ATGATGCCTGATGAAACCGCCGATACCCCGGATGTCGCCGCCGCGTCGCTCTCGTTTGAGCAGGCGATCGAGAAGCTGGAGACGATGATCGACGCGATCGAGTCCGGCGAGGTCGGTCTTGAAGACGCGATCGCCCGGTACGAGCAGGGGCAGCAGTTGGTGAAGCGCTGCCGATCGATTTTGGACAAGGCCGAGCAGCGGATCACGGAACTTGCCCCTGCCGCCGAGGGGGAAGATGCACAGTAG
- a CDS encoding A24 family peptidase, which yields MGGCVGSFLNVVIYRLPAGMSVVSPPSRCPSCEQKLAWYDNVPVLGWLWLRGKCRTCKNPISIQYPIVEALVALMFGGTYVLLFMTDLRAPFVDSAYGQPLGVTHAWPIGLVWLTLLAGLFAATVIDARYYIIPLEIPWVISAIAVVVLPVGAWLSPGLVDFAGSKLEHEPFLPFVGHTGAMVAFGGAAGLALALLLRCLGVVPDSFEGEDDFDIETDPPEDDAGPTLTRLQSFVVWLAPAGFVLGIGLNAYLQIGAGKLPGLLHIVAGGVVGYLAVRVLVLALQFSVLEHDVTENATDLEDEEDDVPPLKHPRLVVLKECFFIGFPLLGMLVGHYLARHVWTEPISDAGWYGTLGGVVLGFLVGGGVIWAIRILGTFAFGKEAMGMGDIHLLAAIGAVIGWWESVFLCIFVAPFLGLAVVLMTLDMAGVVKKPSRQIPYGPYLAGAAVLILLLGMGRVDLFGILQSFQPLPAGAGHGPAAPLFVP from the coding sequence ATGGGGGGCTGCGTAGGCAGCTTCCTGAACGTAGTGATCTACCGCCTGCCGGCCGGCATGAGCGTGGTGTCCCCGCCGTCGCGATGCCCGAGTTGTGAACAGAAGCTCGCGTGGTACGACAACGTGCCGGTGCTGGGCTGGCTCTGGCTGCGCGGCAAATGCCGGACGTGCAAGAACCCCATCAGCATCCAGTACCCGATCGTCGAGGCGTTGGTTGCGCTGATGTTTGGCGGGACGTACGTGCTGCTGTTCATGACCGACCTGCGCGCACCGTTTGTTGACTCGGCGTATGGCCAGCCGCTCGGGGTGACGCATGCCTGGCCGATCGGGCTGGTCTGGCTCACGCTGCTCGCGGGGCTGTTCGCCGCGACGGTGATCGATGCGCGGTACTACATCATCCCGCTCGAAATCCCGTGGGTCATCTCGGCCATCGCGGTCGTAGTGCTGCCTGTGGGGGCCTGGCTGTCCCCGGGCCTCGTGGACTTCGCGGGCAGCAAGCTCGAACACGAGCCCTTCCTCCCCTTCGTCGGCCACACCGGCGCGATGGTCGCCTTCGGCGGCGCGGCGGGGCTCGCGCTCGCGCTGCTGCTGCGATGCCTCGGCGTCGTGCCCGACAGCTTCGAGGGCGAAGACGACTTTGATATCGAGACCGACCCCCCGGAAGATGACGCCGGCCCGACACTAACTCGGCTGCAGAGCTTCGTCGTCTGGCTCGCTCCGGCCGGGTTCGTCCTGGGCATCGGGCTTAACGCCTATCTGCAGATCGGCGCGGGCAAGCTGCCCGGGCTGCTGCACATCGTCGCCGGCGGTGTCGTGGGCTACCTTGCGGTGCGCGTGCTTGTCCTTGCCTTGCAGTTCAGTGTCCTCGAACACGACGTGACAGAAAACGCCACGGACCTCGAAGACGAGGAAGACGACGTCCCGCCGCTCAAGCACCCCCGGCTTGTCGTCCTTAAAGAGTGCTTCTTCATCGGCTTCCCGCTGCTGGGCATGCTCGTGGGCCACTACCTCGCCCGGCATGTCTGGACCGAGCCGATCTCCGACGCCGGGTGGTACGGCACGCTCGGCGGGGTCGTCCTGGGCTTCCTCGTCGGCGGGGGCGTGATCTGGGCGATCCGCATCCTCGGCACGTTCGCGTTCGGCAAAGAAGCGATGGGCATGGGCGATATCCACCTGCTCGCCGCGATCGGCGCGGTCATCGGCTGGTGGGAGTCGGTCTTCCTGTGCATCTTCGTCGCGCCATTCCTGGGGCTCGCCGTCGTCTTGATGACACTCGACATGGCCGGCGTGGTGAAAAAGCCCAGCCGACAGATCCCGTATGGGCCATACCTCGCGGGGGCGGCGGTGCTGATCCTGCTGCTGGGGATGGGCCGAGTGGACTTGTTTGGCATCCTCCAGTCCTTCCAGCCACTGCCCGCCGGGGCGGGGCATGGACCGGCCGCGCCACTTTTTGTACCTTAG
- a CDS encoding OmpA family protein encodes MSVTRTLPLFLLLSVVIFATGCQRPLEERNALFDQNVEAQDEIDRLRLANDRLEMDYSALMADNNNLRNENSRLLAQQGQNTGGGVEGGANQGASTGFEDVPNVQIERTEMQIAVRVPGDVLFASGEAELKASSQRTLNEIADILEAQYPNNTLRIEGYTDSDPIVRSGWADNLELSLERAASVHRYLAQRGISDERMYAAGFGDARPRANKPASRRVEIVVVLQE; translated from the coding sequence ATGTCGGTGACCCGAACCCTGCCCCTCTTCCTGCTGTTGTCCGTCGTCATATTCGCGACGGGCTGCCAGCGTCCGCTCGAAGAACGCAATGCGCTGTTCGACCAAAATGTCGAGGCCCAGGACGAGATCGATCGTCTGCGGCTGGCGAACGACCGCCTGGAGATGGATTACAGCGCGCTGATGGCGGACAACAACAACCTCCGCAACGAGAACAGCCGGCTGCTCGCCCAGCAGGGCCAGAACACCGGGGGCGGTGTCGAGGGCGGCGCGAACCAGGGCGCGAGCACGGGCTTTGAGGATGTGCCCAACGTGCAGATCGAGCGTACGGAGATGCAGATCGCCGTGCGTGTGCCGGGCGATGTGCTGTTTGCCTCGGGTGAGGCGGAGCTCAAGGCCTCGTCGCAGCGCACGCTCAACGAGATCGCCGACATCCTCGAAGCGCAGTACCCCAACAACACGCTGCGGATCGAGGGCTACACCGACTCAGACCCGATCGTCCGCTCCGGCTGGGCGGACAACCTCGAGCTCTCGCTCGAACGCGCCGCGTCCGTCCACCGCTACCTCGCCCAGCGCGGGATCAGCGACGAGCGCATGTACGCCGCCGGCTTCGGCGATGCCCGGCCCCGCGCGAACAAGCCCGCGAGCCGACGCGTCGAGATTGTCGTCGTGCTTCAAGAGTAG
- the hisH gene encoding imidazole glycerol phosphate synthase subunit HisH, whose protein sequence is MIGILDYGMGNLRSVQKALERIGADASIVSDVDAIQSCDRLVLPGVGAFSDGMQHLRGAGFVEPIRDYLVTGRPVLGICLGLQLLFDSSAEGAADASQPVQGLGVLPGVVQRFHEDQGPDQPRLKVPHMGWNSIDFAPNCPLFHGLCPGDHVYFVHAYHCRPSDPAHVAATTTYGQPVCAAVHRDNLWATQFHPEKSQHVGLTILNNFASTT, encoded by the coding sequence ATGATCGGCATCCTTGACTACGGCATGGGCAACCTCCGCTCGGTGCAGAAAGCGCTCGAGCGCATCGGCGCGGACGCAAGCATCGTTTCGGATGTCGATGCGATTCAGTCGTGCGATCGGCTTGTCCTACCAGGCGTCGGCGCGTTCAGCGATGGCATGCAGCACCTGCGCGGCGCAGGATTTGTTGAGCCCATCCGCGACTACCTCGTCACGGGTCGGCCCGTGCTTGGCATCTGCCTGGGCTTGCAGCTCCTCTTCGATTCCTCCGCAGAAGGCGCAGCCGACGCCAGCCAACCCGTCCAAGGCCTGGGCGTCCTGCCCGGCGTCGTCCAGCGCTTCCACGAAGACCAGGGCCCCGACCAGCCCCGGCTCAAGGTCCCGCACATGGGCTGGAACAGCATCGACTTCGCGCCCAACTGCCCGCTGTTTCACGGGCTCTGCCCCGGCGACCACGTGTACTTCGTCCACGCCTACCACTGCCGACCCAGCGACCCCGCGCACGTCGCCGCGACCACCACCTACGGCCAGCCGGTCTGTGCCGCCGTCCATCGCGACAACCTTTGGGCGACCCAGTTCCACCCCGAAAAGTCCCAACACGTCGGGCTCACCATCCTCAACAACTTTGCGTCCACCACATGA
- a CDS encoding ARMT1-like domain-containing protein: MTKPRHDDAIAFPLLADPAHYRPCQWDLAADDERRSYWIGLFRSQFESLLQHAADVLADEGIHPGEPTKRARAEFTAYLDRVTEVPAAFGPLNVLTICQRREEVLRAHGIADPYRLIKQQENERAMRGLPGLLAQLDAMPHTERHTAIIEGVFAGNIFDMGAAETLKLYAAGNVDFATVRAKLKPRPWRFDALDAWHDRMADAANDSPYRAAVLFVDNAGPDVVLGMLPLAREMVKMGTTVVLTANTEPSLNDVTHDELTLLVAQAGESDPVIAAALADGALRLVASGNWAPLIDMKRVSPALAAEAAALPVDLVVLEGMGRSIESNFDSAFTCDVLRLAMIKDAGVAQAIDAEPFDLVMRFDPRSG; this comes from the coding sequence ATGACCAAGCCACGCCACGACGACGCGATCGCGTTCCCGCTGCTTGCCGATCCTGCCCATTACCGACCTTGCCAGTGGGACCTCGCGGCTGATGACGAGCGTCGCTCGTACTGGATCGGCCTGTTCCGCAGCCAGTTCGAGTCGCTGCTCCAACACGCGGCCGATGTGCTCGCAGACGAAGGCATCCACCCGGGCGAACCCACAAAGCGGGCACGCGCCGAGTTCACCGCCTACCTCGATCGCGTCACCGAAGTGCCCGCCGCATTTGGCCCGCTCAACGTGCTGACGATCTGTCAGCGCCGCGAAGAGGTCCTCCGGGCGCACGGCATCGCGGACCCGTACCGGCTGATCAAGCAGCAGGAAAACGAACGCGCGATGCGGGGCCTGCCCGGGCTGCTTGCCCAGCTCGATGCCATGCCGCACACCGAGCGACACACGGCCATCATCGAAGGTGTCTTCGCGGGCAACATCTTTGATATGGGCGCGGCCGAGACACTGAAACTCTACGCCGCGGGCAACGTGGATTTCGCGACGGTCCGCGCCAAGCTCAAGCCCCGGCCCTGGCGGTTCGATGCGCTCGACGCGTGGCACGATCGCATGGCCGACGCCGCGAACGACAGCCCGTACCGCGCGGCCGTGTTGTTCGTCGATAACGCCGGCCCAGACGTCGTGCTGGGCATGCTGCCTCTCGCGCGGGAGATGGTCAAGATGGGCACAACGGTCGTCCTTACCGCAAACACCGAGCCGTCGCTGAACGACGTGACACACGACGAGCTGACGCTGCTGGTTGCGCAGGCCGGCGAGTCCGACCCGGTGATCGCGGCAGCCCTGGCCGACGGGGCGCTCCGCCTGGTGGCGTCGGGCAACTGGGCCCCGCTGATCGACATGAAGCGGGTGTCGCCCGCGCTGGCCGCCGAGGCGGCCGCGCTGCCGGTGGACCTCGTGGTGCTGGAGGGTATGGGCCGGTCGATCGAGAGCAACTTCGACTCGGCATTCACCTGCGATGTGCTCCGGCTCGCCATGATTAAGGACGCGGGCGTCGCGCAAGCGATCGACGCCGAGCCCTTCGACCTCGTGATGCGGTTCGACCCCAGATCGGGGTAA
- a CDS encoding type II secretion system protein, with amino-acid sequence MPINTPPQKTRSAGFTLIELLVVISIIGIMIGLLLPALANIRQDTRKVTCASNMRQIGLAFEAYKVDNKEIMPIARYMPPPLLSADTDPPLHVALEDQLPLDGNGTNAVWKCPDDDIIFDLSGSSYDYISAVGGQRLNDFFLIRMGMIDESQMVISRDFDNASVDLEDGEEQLDLPARHLRRNNLWGDGHVGVVNLDG; translated from the coding sequence ATGCCCATCAACACCCCCCCCCAAAAAACGCGCTCCGCAGGATTCACGCTCATCGAGCTGCTGGTCGTGATCTCGATCATCGGCATCATGATCGGCTTGCTGCTCCCGGCCCTGGCCAACATCCGCCAGGACACGCGGAAAGTCACTTGCGCGTCCAACATGCGCCAGATCGGGCTCGCGTTTGAGGCGTACAAGGTCGACAACAAAGAGATCATGCCCATCGCCCGTTACATGCCGCCGCCGCTGCTGAGTGCGGACACGGACCCGCCGCTTCATGTCGCGCTGGAAGACCAGCTCCCGCTTGACGGCAATGGCACCAACGCGGTCTGGAAATGCCCGGACGATGACATCATCTTCGACCTCTCGGGATCGAGCTACGACTATATCTCGGCGGTCGGGGGCCAGCGTCTCAACGATTTTTTCTTGATCCGCATGGGTATGATCGATGAGAGCCAGATGGTGATCAGCCGGGACTTCGACAACGCCAGTGTCGATCTCGAAGATGGGGAAGAACAGCTCGACCTGCCCGCGCGGCACCTCCGCCGCAACAACCTATGGGGCGATGGACACGTGGGCGTGGTCAATCTCGACGGGTAA
- a CDS encoding aminotransferase class IV, with the protein MKIYLNGQILPADQAHVSVEDAGLQHAVGLFETMSAHHGKVFRLDTHLDRLKNSARELGLAADMQTQPLADAVQQTLEANELEHARLRLTVTAGTISMLKQEDGTPAAQVRQTVAIVPSQPTAFDPAYFEQGVTVSIYGQGANPFDVTAGHKTLSYWGRLRSLRQAAAAGCSETLWLNVTNHLASGAVSNVFLVKDGRLLTPIAHGEEEQGALPAPVLPGTTRAVVIERAQALGLAVERRMLSVEDLLNADEVFLTNANWRVLPVTAVEKKPIADGRPGVVTGKLREAVLGLIEQETSS; encoded by the coding sequence ATGAAAATCTACCTCAACGGCCAAATCCTGCCCGCCGACCAGGCCCATGTCAGCGTCGAGGACGCAGGGCTCCAGCACGCCGTCGGACTCTTCGAGACCATGTCCGCCCACCACGGCAAGGTGTTTCGCCTCGACACCCACCTCGATCGGCTGAAAAACTCGGCAAGGGAACTCGGCCTCGCCGCCGACATGCAGACCCAACCCCTCGCCGACGCCGTCCAGCAGACCCTCGAAGCCAACGAACTCGAACACGCCCGCCTACGCCTCACCGTCACCGCCGGGACGATCTCCATGCTCAAGCAGGAAGACGGCACACCAGCGGCGCAGGTCCGGCAGACCGTCGCGATCGTGCCCAGCCAGCCGACCGCGTTCGACCCGGCCTACTTCGAGCAGGGTGTCACGGTCTCGATCTACGGCCAAGGCGCGAACCCCTTCGATGTCACGGCGGGGCACAAGACGCTCAGCTACTGGGGCCGACTGCGCTCGCTGCGCCAGGCCGCGGCGGCGGGCTGCTCGGAGACCCTCTGGCTCAACGTCACCAACCACCTCGCGTCGGGCGCGGTCTCCAATGTCTTCCTTGTCAAGGACGGCCGCCTCCTCACCCCGATCGCGCACGGCGAGGAAGAGCAAGGCGCACTGCCCGCCCCGGTGCTGCCCGGCACGACCCGGGCCGTCGTGATCGAACGCGCCCAGGCCCTCGGCCTCGCGGTCGAGCGAAGGATGCTGTCGGTCGAAGATCTACTGAACGCCGACGAGGTGTTCCTGACCAACGCGAACTGGCGGGTCCTACCCGTCACGGCGGTGGAGAAGAAGCCGATCGCGGACGGCAGGCCGGGCGTCGTGACGGGCAAGCTGCGCGAGGCGGTGCTGGGGTTGATTGAGCAGGAGACGTCGTCTTGA
- a CDS encoding type B 50S ribosomal protein L31, with protein sequence MKTDIHPKYQTVVFKDVSADVSFLSKSTMSSKETVTWEDGNEYPLIKVDISSESHPFYTGKQKFVDAAGRVEKFQKKFSGGYFDKKK encoded by the coding sequence ATGAAAACCGATATCCACCCCAAGTACCAGACGGTCGTGTTCAAGGACGTGTCTGCGGACGTGTCGTTCCTCTCGAAGTCGACGATGTCGAGCAAGGAAACCGTGACCTGGGAAGACGGCAACGAGTACCCGCTGATCAAGGTGGACATCTCCTCGGAAAGCCACCCGTTCTACACCGGCAAGCAGAAGTTTGTCGATGCGGCCGGCCGGGTCGAGAAGTTCCAGAAGAAGTTCTCGGGCGGCTACTTCGACAAGAAGAAGTAG